The genomic DNA AGTTCCTCTCCACCTAATGGTGTCGGGTCCATCAGCCTCAATAGGCGTGGGTAGCGTAATCACTTTAGTCGCAATGTTTTCAGGAAGATTTTGAAACAAGAACTCGTTATCCCAATTTCCAGATTCATTAGTCACGTCCTTAACATTAAGAGTGGTATCAATACAAGATTGACTTTGCACCATAGATCATTAAGCTTAGTATTGATATTCCAAAGCATCTTCATTAAAAATGCTTCATTCATAAGGTGGGGACGTTTGAGGCCTAACCCTCCATTCATTTTAGATAAACAAATAACATCCAATCCAACTAAATGAGGTTTACGACCCTGCTCAGCGTCTCCCCAAATAAAATCCCGTTGAATTTTTTCCATCTCCACACAAAGGGTTCTAGGAAGCTTGGTGTACTGCATATGATAGTAAATTATGGAACTAAGGACCGAGTTACAGAGGGTAATTCTACCAGCTAAGCTTAAACAATGTTGTTTCCAACCACTAAGTTTATTATTGAAAGTAAGTACTATAAATCAATATGATGAAACATAATCATTAAAAGTgtaaaatttaattgaatttagaaGATCATATGTCACAAATTGGTTCATtgtaaagaaaatataaagtaCTGAGGCAAcataaaatttcatgtttcctCCTAAAATTAAATCTAAACATATTTAGGAGCAAAAAGTTATCCATCATAAATTTGTACCAATTGATATTAGAGATGAGGTTTTACAAACAAGACAAGATACCACACCATTGATATATAGTACTTTAGAGATTTAATAGTCTCCCGATCGCCtatttttaatactttaaaACTGATTCACCattcatctaaaaaaatcaCTACCAGTATATTTGAAGTTTGTGGAAATGTCCCCTTGGAAGAGGTAATCAGGAGATTTGGAGATGCAAAGAAGCTTCTAAGCACGAGCGACCACTAGCGCATGCTAGAATTCTGAAATTAAATGGCTACGGTGGGTTCATGCACTATAATAAAATTAGCACGTGTAGAAGATAGGGAAGTACGTATACAGTTTACTTATCCATGAAGCATTTTTGTGATGATCATGGCTGAGAtccataaattatttataaaatatattataaaagcATGCTAACGAATAAAACGGCTTTTTATATTGGATAAAGTGGCATAAAATGACACTAATTACCATTTACAATGGTCCAAAGATTCATGGACTAAGTATCATGAGGTTATAATACTAACCTCTTGACACTGAGCTAACAATGAGTTGtaccaaataaataagttaCAGTACTCCTCATGCATTACAAAGCCCAATTTATTTTATACTCACATGTCTAACCGTTGTTTTGAGGTATTGTCtgttttgaatttaaattttttacaatttgTCTTTTATAAAAGGCATCTCATTAGATTGAGGAGTTGTACACAACTAAACTTGACATCGATTTCCAAACAATGCGGAACTTTAAGAATACATCCAACGCTACTTTACTGGGGGAACGGACTCAAGAACTTAGGCTCGACTTGGGGCATTTGTTTAGATACACCTTAaagttttatattatttgaaaatcgAGATCACTAGTAGTTTATATATCCTCAACACAACAAGAAGTCTTTTATGAAAGACTTACAATCGAAACAGACAAACTACAAGCAGAACGCGGTATGAGGTATACCGTAACACTTACAAAGCCAAGTTTATTTTCATCCTTGTGTCTTATGCTCTTAGCAGTAGCAACTTCAATTTTCATATGTGAATTCAAGTGACATATTTATATATCCCAAAacggagtaaaaaaaaaaaagtttaaatattgGATTTTGATCAAAACTTGCTAACAAAACCATTAAGCTTTTTATAATGGTTTCTTTAATTTGTTCCATCAATTGACTATGTTAACATGTGTCACACGGACATTATAGATGGAAAACTCATGCACCCTTCACTACACTATTATTAGTCTAGTAACAACCATTTTGCAAACGACTAAGTTCTAGTTTCCTATGCCTATTTACTCTTGCAATGAAATCTTCAGCCCTTCTACTCAATTCATCAGAACGAAAAGCAACCGAATTACTTTGTTCATCTCCTTCATCAAGATCACCATCTTCTTTGGCTCCCCATGTTTTTGTAGTTTCCTTAATCCATACGTTTCTCTTTAAGGTTATAGTGTTATGTCCAACATGTTTCTCAAAAATGTTCATAATATTCTCCTCAACATGTTTCTCAAAAGTTTTAGTTTTGTTGACTTCAAAACTTTGAATCTGAGGCTTTGTAGTATGACTACTTTGAATGTACTCATCAAGGTAAACATCAGAATTTGAAGACGAATCTGAAGATAGGATTTTGGAGTTCATCATAAGGACAACAATGATGATGTTACAAAGGATGAATAGGAGTTTTGAACTCAAAAGAAGTGGAATTAAACTTGATATGTACACCAAGATTGAAGAAAGATAGGGTAAGCAAAGTGTGACACAGCAAAATAAACTACATATTAATGCTGTTAaggaataaaaatgtaaattttctAGGAATTGGTGCTTCTTGTACTTGTTCATAGCTTGAATCTTCTTGATCTGGTTAGTATCCATTTGATTCAAGTAGGGGTGTAAGGTAGCTGCTAGGATTAATAAGAGAATATAGAgaagattaattttatttctctgAAATGAGAGCAAATAAGAAAGGGCGAGTTATATAGATTGAGAAAGGGAttgatttgtaaaattatttacatGCTACTTTAGCATTATTTGATAAGGATTtcacaactttttttaaagtcATAGGACATAGTGGTGTGGCGTTATTGGtcactttttttcatttcaaatctTTAATAATTTACTCTTCACTTCAGTTTGAGTCTACCTACTAATCCTTTTCATtagcatttttaattttttttcaaaaaaaaaaatcaagaaagtaaatttcttttaattaattgaagtgacactaatgatcattttataaatgttttagACGGaatttaatttgcattttagaacgtattttataaatattttaaacggAATTTCGTCTTTACTCTTAACTGTACATTATAAACTCTTATTACTAAAGTGACACATCATGcacatgtttattttatttattttctcatttagTTATAACTACTTGTATAATTAATATTGATCAAACTATTTTGTCGAGTATGCTcttttttaagataatttaaaaaaatggtagttGCTATCAAAAACTAATTAATCAAATGCTCCCCATTGCTTATCTGA from Medicago truncatula cultivar Jemalong A17 chromosome 8, MtrunA17r5.0-ANR, whole genome shotgun sequence includes the following:
- the LOC25502005 gene encoding uncharacterized protein gives rise to the protein MDTNQIKKIQAMNKYKKHQFLENLHFYSLTALICSLFCCVTLCLPYLSSILVYISSLIPLLLSSKLLFILCNIIIVVLMMNSKILSSDSSSNSDVYLDEYIQSSHTTKPQIQSFEVNKTKTFEKHVEENIMNIFEKHVGHNTITLKRNVWIKETTKTWGAKEDGDLDEGDEQSNSVAFRSDELSRRAEDFIARVNRHRKLELSRLQNGCY